The following coding sequences are from one Streptomyces sp. NBC_01294 window:
- a CDS encoding bifunctional riboflavin kinase/FAD synthetase, with protein sequence MQRWRGLEDIPQDWGRSVVTIGSYDGVHRGHQLIIGRAVSTARALGVPSVVVTFDPHPSEVVRPGSHPPILAPYDRRAELMAGLGVDALLILPFTAEFSQLSPADFIVKVLVDKLHARAVIEGPNFRFGHRAAGNVDFLHEMGSTYDYQVEVVDLVERGEAGGGVPFSSTLARRLVAEGDMEGAAEILGRPHRVEGVVVRGAQRGRELGYPTANVETAPHTAIPADGVYAGWLTADGERMPAAISVGTNVQFDATERTVEAYAIDRIGLDLYGMQVAVDFLAYVRGMARFESLDGLLEAIADDVKRARVLTDAYDMQR encoded by the coding sequence GTGCAGCGCTGGCGTGGCTTGGAGGACATCCCCCAGGACTGGGGACGCAGCGTCGTCACCATCGGCTCCTACGACGGCGTGCACCGGGGACATCAGCTGATCATCGGACGGGCGGTGTCCACGGCGCGTGCGCTCGGCGTCCCGTCCGTCGTGGTCACCTTCGACCCCCACCCGAGCGAGGTCGTGCGCCCCGGCAGCCACCCGCCGATCCTGGCCCCGTACGACCGGCGCGCCGAACTCATGGCCGGGCTGGGCGTGGACGCGCTGCTGATCCTGCCGTTCACGGCGGAGTTCTCGCAGCTGTCGCCGGCCGACTTCATCGTGAAGGTGCTCGTCGACAAGCTGCACGCGCGCGCCGTCATCGAGGGTCCGAACTTCCGCTTCGGCCACCGGGCCGCCGGGAACGTCGACTTCCTGCACGAGATGGGCTCCACCTACGACTACCAGGTCGAGGTCGTGGACCTGGTCGAGCGGGGCGAGGCGGGCGGCGGCGTGCCGTTCTCCTCGACGCTGGCGCGCAGGCTGGTCGCCGAGGGCGACATGGAGGGCGCGGCCGAGATCCTGGGGCGCCCGCACCGGGTCGAGGGCGTGGTGGTGCGCGGTGCGCAGCGCGGGCGCGAGCTCGGCTACCCGACGGCGAACGTCGAGACGGCGCCGCACACCGCGATCCCGGCGGACGGGGTCTACGCGGGCTGGCTGACGGCGGACGGCGAACGGATGCCCGCGGCGATCTCGGTCGGGACGAACGTGCAGTTCGACGCCACCGAGCGGACCGTGGAGGCGTACGCGATCGACCGCATCGGGCTGGACCTGTACGGGATGCAGGTGGCCGTCGACTTCCTCGCCTACGTGCGGGGGATGGCGCGGTTCGAGTCGCTGGACGGGCTGCTGGAAGCGATCGCGGACGACGTGAAGCGGGCGCGGGTGCTCACGGACGCGTACGACATGCAGCGCTGA
- a CDS encoding SCO5717 family growth-regulating ATPase codes for MSGDRNERRGGTWDVPTDDQSDAEPELTGEFTIDYTPPAWYTQDAPPAAQVPRLPEGSGFEPHRPSDLDSPSTMRIAPPAPRTPSDGAGLPAPFPAAAPAPAPAPAEPEAITPPALPYSTPAPIEAPAPFAAPAPAPFEAPAPADPAAPAPFAAPAPFEAPVPAPSEASAEAAAPAPITAPAPFSAPAPFETSVPGEAAAPGPVEAPAPFDAPVPAPVPAPVPAPAEAPPAFASSPAEAPADAAVPALEGAAPVAPVAPFAAPVEAAQSYALPAPVPAEDAAASAPDPVTDGPGPVAESGPGGWAGPQGTPAEGTPLLPPAEQAAAPAAPADVPQAAGETPFGGPSGELPPLPPTFAAQPQDAYPFPPPAPQQQQPQPQPQPQPQQYDPRSAGQWPVGPGQQQPPQPHDPRYSAGQAGGGAPLGYTAAVELSSDRLLRNKQKPKNNNNGGVGGRFRFGGKAAEAERQRKLELIRTPVMSCYRIAVISLKGGVGKTTTTTALGATLATERQDKILAIDANPDAGTLGRRVRRETGATIRDLVQAIPYLNSYMDIRRFTSQAPSGLEIIANDVDPAVSTTFNDEDYRRVIETLGRQYPIILTDSGTGLLYSAMRGVLDLADQLIIISTPSVDGASSASTTLDWLSAHGYADLVSRSLTVISGVRETSKMIRTEDIVQHFETRCRGVVVVPFDEHLAAGAEVDLDMMRPKTREAYFNLSALVAEDFLRAQQQAPQGHWGAPQQPQGSQQPHQPHHQQQMPPQQPYGQPQGQQPPYQQPPQQPQPQPQPYGQPYPQPGQPWQQPPAPQQPQQQPPQPQHPPRDPRLG; via the coding sequence GTGAGCGGCGATCGGAACGAGAGGCGCGGCGGGACGTGGGACGTCCCGACGGACGATCAGTCCGACGCGGAGCCCGAACTGACGGGCGAGTTCACCATCGACTACACCCCGCCGGCCTGGTACACGCAGGACGCTCCGCCGGCCGCGCAGGTGCCGAGACTCCCCGAGGGCAGCGGCTTTGAGCCCCACCGCCCGTCGGACCTGGACTCGCCCTCGACGATGCGGATCGCTCCGCCGGCGCCGCGGACCCCGTCCGACGGCGCGGGCCTGCCCGCCCCGTTCCCGGCCGCTGCTCCGGCCCCGGCGCCGGCGCCGGCCGAGCCCGAGGCGATCACGCCTCCGGCGCTCCCCTACTCCACTCCGGCCCCGATCGAGGCTCCGGCTCCGTTCGCGGCTCCGGCTCCGGCCCCGTTCGAGGCTCCCGCCCCGGCCGACCCCGCCGCCCCGGCTCCGTTCGCGGCTCCGGCCCCCTTCGAGGCTCCGGTCCCGGCCCCCAGCGAGGCCTCGGCCGAGGCTGCCGCCCCTGCCCCGATCACGGCGCCGGCCCCGTTCTCGGCTCCGGCCCCGTTCGAGACTTCCGTTCCGGGCGAGGCTGCGGCTCCGGGCCCGGTCGAGGCTCCGGCCCCGTTCGATGCCCCGGTCCCTGCCCCGGTCCCTGCCCCGGTCCCTGCCCCGGCCGAGGCTCCGCCTGCGTTCGCGTCGAGCCCCGCCGAGGCTCCGGCTGACGCCGCGGTGCCCGCGCTCGAAGGGGCGGCCCCGGTCGCCCCGGTCGCGCCGTTCGCGGCTCCCGTCGAGGCGGCGCAGTCGTACGCGCTTCCCGCTCCGGTACCGGCCGAGGACGCCGCCGCCTCCGCCCCGGACCCTGTCACCGACGGCCCCGGCCCGGTGGCCGAGTCCGGCCCCGGCGGCTGGGCCGGCCCGCAGGGCACCCCCGCCGAGGGGACTCCCCTGCTGCCTCCCGCCGAGCAGGCGGCGGCTCCGGCCGCGCCCGCGGACGTACCCCAGGCCGCCGGGGAGACCCCGTTCGGGGGACCCTCCGGCGAACTGCCGCCGCTGCCGCCCACGTTCGCGGCTCAGCCTCAGGACGCCTACCCGTTCCCGCCGCCGGCTCCGCAGCAGCAGCAGCCCCAACCGCAGCCGCAGCCGCAGCCCCAGCAGTACGACCCGCGCTCCGCCGGACAGTGGCCCGTCGGCCCAGGCCAACAGCAGCCGCCGCAGCCGCACGACCCGCGCTACTCGGCCGGCCAGGCCGGCGGCGGGGCGCCGCTCGGCTACACCGCCGCCGTCGAGCTGTCCTCCGACCGCCTGCTGCGCAACAAGCAGAAGCCCAAGAACAACAACAACGGCGGTGTCGGCGGACGCTTCCGCTTCGGCGGCAAGGCGGCCGAAGCGGAGCGCCAGCGCAAGCTGGAGCTGATCCGCACCCCGGTCATGTCCTGCTACCGCATCGCCGTCATCAGCCTCAAGGGCGGCGTCGGCAAGACCACGACCACCACCGCCCTCGGCGCCACCCTCGCCACCGAGCGCCAGGACAAGATCCTGGCCATCGACGCGAACCCCGACGCCGGCACGCTCGGCCGCCGTGTCCGCCGCGAGACCGGTGCCACGATCCGGGACCTGGTCCAGGCGATCCCGTACCTGAACTCGTACATGGACATCCGCCGGTTCACCTCGCAGGCGCCCTCCGGTCTGGAGATCATCGCCAACGACGTGGACCCGGCCGTCTCCACGACCTTCAACGACGAGGACTACCGCCGCGTCATCGAGACGCTGGGCCGCCAGTACCCGATCATCCTCACCGACTCGGGCACCGGCCTCCTCTACTCCGCCATGCGCGGCGTCCTGGACCTGGCCGATCAGCTGATCATCATCTCGACGCCGTCCGTGGACGGTGCCAGCAGCGCCAGCACCACCCTCGACTGGCTCTCCGCGCACGGGTACGCCGACCTCGTCTCCCGCTCCCTCACCGTCATCTCCGGGGTGCGCGAGACGAGCAAGATGATCCGGACCGAGGACATCGTGCAGCACTTCGAGACCCGCTGCCGCGGTGTCGTCGTGGTGCCGTTCGACGAGCACCTCGCGGCCGGCGCCGAGGTCGACCTCGACATGATGCGGCCCAAGACGCGCGAGGCCTACTTCAACCTCTCCGCGCTGGTGGCCGAGGACTTCCTGCGGGCGCAGCAGCAGGCACCGCAGGGTCACTGGGGTGCGCCTCAGCAGCCGCAGGGCTCTCAGCAGCCCCACCAGCCGCACCACCAGCAGCAGATGCCGCCGCAGCAGCCGTACGGACAGCCCCAGGGCCAGCAGCCCCCGTACCAGCAGCCTCCGCAGCAGCCGCAGCCGCAGCCGCAGCCCTACGGTCAGCCCTACCCGCAGCCCGGCCAGCCCTGGCAGCAGCCCCCGGCCCCGCAGCAGCCGCAGCAGCAACCGCCCCAGCCCCAGCACCCCCCGCGCGACCCGCGCCTCGGCTGA